One genomic region from Pristiophorus japonicus isolate sPriJap1 chromosome 27, sPriJap1.hap1, whole genome shotgun sequence encodes:
- the LOC139239494 gene encoding neurofilament heavy polypeptide-like, with protein sequence MGCGASTNEVTGAEATAGGVQTQSDGTQTLVDPLATIIPQGQKVEPTGVEAARPELDTMPSEAKPEPRKSHEEPPRKYRIPGPQLQALGPLLDLKPLELPPQVLCVAPVLQGTKTPRARKFKRLSGKTMLSTAPGKIYAAANVSQTVAGTRGNIPAAQNMPQSQPRAALALGGAAPQDSEDVTPERATEPRQSEAVTPERATEPRQSEATTPERETEPPKSVFVTTERATEPQKSEAATPEAETEPHKSVSVTTERATEPQQSEDATPEAETEPHKSVSVTTERATEPQKSEATTPERAAEPQKSVSVTAKGETEPPKSVPATTEGETEPQKSLTPKSEDATPARASEPPKSDPPKSDAITPARVTEPHKSEGGTPERATEPQKSESTSSGAATEPPKTERIPLEASPEPQESEAVTPGSVTESQESDPDASGPQESELEESESQSSEFEESEPPESEIEGLEPQESDLDQSEALESEIEGSEPQESEPGDSASVSPATEPRFSELPSLKESAEPQKSEAITPDRATEPPKLKADAAARATEPQKPEDVTPDRATEPPTSEAVTAARATEPPKSEPQKSEAVTPERATEPQKSGPPNSEEVTPDRATEPAKSEAVTAARATEPPKSESQKSEDITPERATEPQKSEPPKSETVSPDSATEPQDPDPVPPETAGGSQESEASSEPQESGVSPKVSKAPPRPRSMKPQLHPWNPFSNLQQQSQLLNPRTLFPHLQRQSRAPADLNPTPGRDAS encoded by the exons ATGGGCTGCGGGGCTTCAACGAACGAGGTTACAG GTGCAGAGGCCACTGCTGGAGGCGTCCAGACTCAATCAGATGGGACACAAACCCTGGTGGACCCCCTCGCCACCATAATACCCCAAGGTCAGAAGGTGGAACCCACAGGGGTTGAGGCTGCACGCCCGGAATTAGATACCATGCCGTCAGAGGCCAAACCCGAGCCCCGAAAATCTCACGAGGAGCCTCCGCGAAAATATAGAATACCCGGACCCCAACTGCAAGCACTGGGACCCCTGCTGGACCTTAAACCCCTGGAGCTGCCCCCCCAAGTCTTGTGCGTTGCCCCCGTGCTCCAGGGCACGAAGACTCCACGTGCCCGCAAGTTCAAGAGACTCTCTGGTAAAACCATGCTGTCCACAGCTCCCGGCAAAATCTACGCAGCTGCAAATGTGTCGCAGACTGTGGCTGGCACCAGGGGTAACATACCTGCAGCACAGAACATGCCCCAAAGCCAACCAAGAGCTGCCCTAGCACTTGGTGGGGCTGCACCTCAAGATTCTGAAGATGTCACTCCAGAGAGAGCAACTGAACCCCGACAGTCTGAAGCCGTCACTCCAGAGAGAGCAACTGAACCCCGACAGTCTGAAGCCACCACTCCAGAGAGAGAAACTGAACCCCCAAAATCTGTATTTGTCACTACAGAGAGAGCGACCGAACCCCAAAAATCTGAGGCCGCCACTCCAGAGGCAGAAACGGAACCCCATAAATCTGTATCTGTCACTACAGAGAGAGCGACCGAACCCCAACAATCTGAGGACGCCACTCCAGAGGCAGAAACTGAACCCCACAAATCTGTATCTGTCACTACAGAGAGAGCGACCGAACCCCAAAAATCTGAGGCCACCACTCCAGAGAGAGCAGCTGAACCCCAAAAATCCGTATCTGTCACTGCGAAGGGAGAAACGGAACCCCCAAAATCTGTACCTGCCACTACGGAGGGGGAAACTGAACCCCAAAAATCTCTGACCCCAAAATCTGAAGATGCCACTCCCGCGAGAGCATCCGAGCCCCCAAAATCTGACCCCCCAAAATCTGATGCCATCACTCCAGCGAGAGTGACTGAACCCCATAAGTCGGAAGGCGGCACTCCAGAAAGAGCAACAGAACCCCAAAAATCTGAATCCACCAGTTCAGGGGCAGCAACTGAACCCCCAAAAACTGAGCGCATCCCTCTAGAAGCGTCACCTgaaccccaggaatctgaagccgttACTCCAGGGAGCGTGACTGAGTCCCAGGAATCCGATCCTGATGCATCTGGACCCCAAGAATCGGAACTTGaggagtctgaatcccagagttcgGAATTTGAGGAGTCGGAACCCCCAGAGTCTGAAATTGAGGGGCTTGAACCCCAGGAATCAGACCTTGACCAGTCAGAAGCCCTAGAGTCTGAAATTGAGGGGTCCGAACCCCAAGAATCGGAACCCGGTGACTCTGCGTCCGTCAGCCCAGCAACTGAACCCCGCTTTTCTGAACTCCCATCTCTCAAAGAATCAGCTGAACCCCAAAAATCTGAAGCCATCACCCCAGACAGAGCAACTGAACCCCCAAAATTGAAAGCCGACGCTGCAgcaagagcaactgaaccacaaaaACCTGAAGACGTCACTCCAGATAGAGCGACTGAACCCCCAACATCGGAAGCCGTCACTGCAGCAAGAGCAACTGAACCCCCAAAATCCGAACCCCAAAAGTCTGAAGCCGTCACCCCGGAAAGAGCAACGGAACCCCAAAAATCTGGACCCCCAAACTCTGAAGAGGTCACTCCAGACAGAGCAACTGAACCTGCAAAATCGGAAGCCGTCACTGCAGCAAGAGCGACTGAACCCCCAAAATCTGAGTCCCAAAAGTCTGAAGACATTACTCCGGAAAGAGCAACTGAACCCCAAAAATCGGAACCCCCAAAATCTGAGACCGTCAGTCCAGacagtgcaactgaaccccaagatCCTGATCCTGTCCCTCCAGAAACGGCAGGGGGGTCGCAAGAATCTGAAGCGTCCTCCGAACCCCAGGAATCTGGGGTCTCCCCCAAGGTTTCCAAAGCACCCCCGCGCCCCAGGAGCATGAAACCCCAGCTGCACCCCTGGAACCCCTTCTCCAACCTCCAACAACAGAGCCAGCTCCTCAACCCCCGGACCCTGTTCCCCCACCTGCAGCGCCAGAGCCGGGCCCCGGCCGACCTGAACCCCACCCCGGGCCGAGACGCGTCCTGa